The genomic interval ATGAAAAATGAGTAGGTGAGTAAATGAAGATTGTAATGGCGCATGGGAGCGGCGGCAATGCTACCAGGGAGCTTATCAAAGATCTTTTCCATAAATATTTAGCCAACGATTATCTTGATAAAATGGAAGATTCGGCAATCCTGCCTGTTTCCGAATATCCGCTGGCGATGACCACCGATTCTTTTGTGGTCACGCCTCTGGAATTTCCGGGCGGGGATATCGGCAAGCTTGCTATCTGCGGAACAGTAAACGATCTCTGGATGGCAGGAGCCGAACCTCAGTATCTGACAGCAGGATTTATTCTCGAAGAAGGCCTCGATGTGGATTTGCTTGACCGCGTTGTCGCTTCACTGAGTAGAACGGCTAAGGAAGCAGGCATTAAAATTGTTGCCGGAGATACCAAAGTCGTTCAGGGAAATGGCGGTTTGTATATCAATACAGCTGGTCTGGGTTTCAGAAAAAGCGGCAGGCGGATTGGCACGGATATGATCCGTGAGGGAGATGCGCTTATTGTCAGCGGTGATTTGGGCAACCATCACGCCTGCATCATGTCTCAGCGCATGGAGATTGTCAATTCAATCCAAAGTGACTGTGCAAATCTTGGACCCATGGTTGAAGATTTGCTTCAGGCAGGCATTGAGGTCCGCGCGATGAGGGATATTACCCGGGGGGGCTTGGGCACGGTTCTGAATGAGATTGCCGAAGCTTCGAACCATGCCGTAGAAATCGAGGAGAAAAGCATTCCTGTGGATCCGGAAGTCAAATCCTTCTGTGATATCTTAGGCCTGGATCCACTCTATATGGCCAATGAAGGAAAGTTTCTCTGTATCACTGCTCAGGAACATGCGGAACGGGCTCTGAATATTCTAAAGCAAAATTCTCTTGGCACTAAGGCGAGGCTGATTGGCAGCGTCACAGAGACCGGAAAACCTCTCGTAACGGTGAAAACAAGACTCGGAGGGAAAAGGGTTATCGATGTCTTATATGGTGAAGGCCTTCCAAGGATTTGTTAGAAGCCCTTTAAGAAGCAGGGAACTGTCAGCTAAGGGCTTTCTGATCTGGATTGCAGCCACAGCATTCATCCAGGTCATTGTTGCTGAAATGATCCAACGGGGGGATTTTAAATCAGCTTTTGTATGGATCTATTCCAATCTCCTGGTATTTTTAATGAACGATTTTCTGGCAGTTGTACTTCTGTGTTTTTTTCTTTTTCTTACAGGGAATCTGCGGCTTACGGTCATTTCTTCATCCGTCCTGCTGATTTTACTTTCGGTAACAAATATGGTGAAGAAACAGTTTTTAGGGGATCCTTTGTTTCCCTGGGATTTTGGGAGATTCGATCAGGTTTATAATCTGCTGCCGAAGATTTCTGGAGAAGTGCTGCCGGTCCTTTTTTTTCTTGGCGTGATGATTATCGTCCTCATTCTGGCCGGGGTATTCTTTATTCCGAAATATCGCCTCCGCTTAAGGACCAGAATGGGTGTTCTTGTGGGCGTCGCTATTCTGATTCCATTGCTGGTTTTTTACCGGCATACGCCGATCCAGACGTTGTTTAAAATCGCCGAGATCGAACATATCTACTGGGTCCAAACCCAAAACAGCTTACAGAACGGTTTTCTTCTGGGTTTCATGATGAACACGGAATATATCATGGTTTTGAAGCCGGCCGGCTACAGTGAAGAAACCATCAGCAAGATCACAGCTGAGGCCAAAGCCGGTTCGTCAGCGGCGGCTGCCGGTGTTCAGGACAGCGGAATGAAGCCGGATATTGTTGTCATTCTGGATGAATCTTTCTGGGACCCTACCAGGCTCCCGAAGGTTGCTTTTTCTGAAGATCCGCTTCCCAATTTTAGAAGATTAAGCGATGAGGGAACTTCAGGTCAGATCTTGTCCCCTGTATTCGGAGGAAGTACGGCAAATGTGGAATTTGAGTTTTTGACAGGATTATCGACCAATTTCCTGCCACAGGGAGCGATTGCTTACCAGCAGTATGTCACAAAATCCCTGCCTGCTTTACCGAACTTGCTTCAGCGTTACGGCTACGAGACGACGGCCATTCATCCCTACCACGGCTGGTTCTATGACAGGGACAAGATTTACCCGCTGCTGGGTTTTCAGCACTTTTATAGTCTGGAAGATTTCAACGGGGCAAAAATTGACGGTGAATATATCGCAGATATCGAAGTCAGTAAAAGAATTATTCAAGAACTTCAAACAGCCGATCAGCCGGAATTCATTTTTGCTGTAACGATGCAAAATCACGGTCCTTATCCGGCGGACCGTTACAGTGATCATACGGTTAGTACATCAGGAAGTCTTACATCCGAAGGAAAAGGGATTTTAGATACCTATGCGGAAGGAGTGCGGGATGCAGATGCGTCGCTGGCTTATCTGACTGACTATTTGCGGAAATCGGACAGGCCGACAATCGTCGTTTACTTTGGGGACCACCTGCCTTTTTTGGGCAAAGATTATCAGGTCTATAAAGAAACCGGCTATATTACCGGGAATGAAAATCAATGGTCAACGGAAGATACCTTAAAAATGAAATCGGTCCCGCTGATCATCTGGTCCAACGATCAACCGGACACGGTTGAAACAAAGGCAGATACAGATGCAGATGCGAGTTCTGCGGACACAGCCAAAACGATACGAAGTACCACAGATTTGGGACTTATCAGCCCGTCGTTTCTAGGGGCCTATTTGTTGAAACAGCTAAATTATCCAGGAAATACTATTTTTGAGTATACCAGCCGGATGGCGGATGTCCTGCCTGCTTACGGCAAATCGGTCTTCGTTGACCGGCACGGGCAGACGTACAACGAGCTTCCTTCATCATTCCAGGAAGCAGAAAAAAATTACTGGCTGCTGGAATATGACCTGTTATTTGGAAAGCAATATTCAAAAAAATAAGGCGAACGTTTGAGACGGGTAAAGTTTTTAGCTAGAGTTGATAGATCCTATTTTGTGTATTAGAAGCCAGTGAATATACAGGAAAGAGGGATAAGAATGCTTGATTTGTTATATGATAGAAGAAGTATCCGTAAATACAGTCCGGCCGCAATAGAAAAGGATAAAATCCAAGACCTGGTCAAGGCTGCTTTGTTGGCTCCTTCCGGTAGAGGGATTCAGCCGCAGCGTTTCATCATTGTGGAAGATCATGACCTGCTTCAGAAACTTTCTTTGGCCAGGGAGCACGGATCAGCTTTCTTAAGCGGAGCCCCTTTAGTCATTGTGGTCCTGGCGGACAGCAGTCTGACAGATGTCTGGACCGAAGATGCATCCATAGCTGCGATCATTATTCAATTAGCCGCAAAGTCGATGGGGCTAGGATCCTGCTGGGTTCAGGTCAGAAACAGAAATCAGTCCGAGGGGAAGACCACGGAAGAATATATTCAGGAAGTGCTGAACATACCCCGGGGCTTAAAAGTGGAATGTATGATTGGGCTTGGATATCCTGCTGAACAAAAATTACGCAGGACGGAGCAAGATCTGCAATATCAAAATATATTTGTCAATCAATATGGAACAGAATTTCTAAACTAATATTAAGCGTATAAGCTTATCCTAAAAATAAATTCGTGTGGAGGTGTTGTTCATGGATTGTCCGGTGTGTCATGTGAAATTGCAGATGACGGAACGCAAAGGAGTAGAAATTGATTACTGCCCGCAGTGCCGCGGGATCTGGCTCGATCGCGGCGAATTGGACAAAATTATTGAAAAATCTCAATCCGAGAGCAGTACTCAGGAACGCAGACCTGGATATGTGAATGAATACGGAAATTATGAGCATGAAGACAAACATCATGATCGAGAACATGAGCATGCGTATGATCGGGACCATTACGGCAAAAATTCGAAGCAACGCAGGGGATCTTTTTTAAGTGATTTGTTCGACTTTGGCGGTGACTGATCCATCCCTCAACGAAAAAGTGAGGAATTTATTGCCTGGATAAAAAACAGCAAAAATACAAATTCTAAGGTTGTAAAAGGGTACGTAATGGTTGAGCCAAGATTTTGTTATGCTCTTTCGGGGGTGTAACAGGGTCGGCCAAAGATTGTCTGAAGGTCAAAGGCTTTCAGGCAGTCGGAGGGAAGATTTTTAACGGTTGGGAAAAGCTTTAAGGCAGTCGATTAATTTTTATTGTTTTAGGGTTCCAACCTATCGTTAAGGGTCGAGCTAAGATTATGCTGGGTGTCGTATATTCTATGAGTTTGTAAGTCCGTTACAAAGTTATAGAATTAATGGTTGGCTGCAGCCGTGAGGTTGCTGTCAGCTGTTAAGATATCTTGCATGGTCGAACAAACCATGATCATAGGTGGCGACCTGCTTGGTTATGGTCGAAAGATCATGGCTGGGTAATCAACCATCTATGGTGGTGCAAGGTAGATCATTGCGTGCTCTTTTCAGACTAAGATACATAACAGAAAAAGTATGATGAAGAATACCAGTCTTATTAACGAAAGAAGCAGAGCAGAAGCCCTGCTTCTTTTGCTGAGGCATGAAGCGTTCGAAGGATCGTAAGCCTTTAAGCCGTGGACAAAGTACACGTTTAAATAATTGTTATACCTTCAGCAAGATGAAGCAGGGTAGACAGTTCAGACGGCACAAGGCGGTCTAAAAAGGAAATCAGCCGGATCTGCCATTCTTTTATTTCTCCAATGGCTGCGTGTCCGGAACGGATAAATAATGACGGATCGGGCGCCGGGAATGATTTGATCAGCAGTGCAAGTTCCAGTGCGGTTAAAGAATGATAAACACTGTCATATTCATCTTCAAAAAGACAGGATGCTTCGAGAATGTCTGCCAGGTCGGCGGCACTGCGGATTTCTCTCCGGATGATTGTAAGCTTATCTTCAATATAACGGCATTGTCGGATTTCTTCGGCAATGTCCCGGAATACGTCATCTGCTAATCTAGGTCCGTCTTCAAAAACGAGGGAAGAATGCTCCGATTGTGCTTTTAAAGTAATAAAGACTGCTTCCAACTTCTCATTGCTCAAAGCATTTTTGAGTCTTGCGGCAAATGGAATTATACTTTCTTTCAGTAGCTGAACCAGGCTGCTGTCATCGAGCGTGAGGTCGTCGCTGACTTGCGTCAAAGCATGCTGCAGCCTAAGATCAAGTTCTTGGTCTGGGAGATTTGCTAATTTCTGCTGAAGGTATTCCCGGTCCTGTTGACTGATATTCAATTGACGCGCAGGCTTGCCGGCCAGTACTGAACCAAGTGATTGAGCGAATACCAGCTCAAAAATATTCAGCAGCAAGTCCTCAGAGTGATCGTGATACCCACGCAGCAGACATTGGATGTCTTCGCCGGGGAAATTCAGGCAGAAAGTATCCTCGCGGTATAATTGCTGCAAGTAATGATGAATATAGACAATCCCCGTTGAATCCATCTGATCATTGCTAAGCGGGTAATCGGTTGAACCGGGTGTTTCGTGCGCAGCGAATTCCGGATCGTAAGCTGTAAAAAATGCAGGAATGCTATTTTCGAGCGTGTCGCTATAGGCCTGGTTAATAAAGGTCAAACCGTTATGATTAATTACAGACAGAAGTGTTTTGGCTTCACTGATGCGAAGATTAATAATGTTTCTGCCTTCCTGAAACAGATCGTTGATTTGGTCTTGTCTGAGACAATCCAGACAGAGACCGGGATTAGAAAGGCTCTTCAGATAGATACCGATCGTATACAGGATGGACAGCATGATACTTTGCGCTGTTTCCGACTTTACGGAGCAGCTGTCCCCATGTGTAAACCTTTTCAGTTGTTTCGTCAGGAGTTTAATGATTTGTGTTTGCATATGCTGAAGTTCAACGTCAGTCAGCAGTCCATGCTGAAGAGCCTGTTCCAAAAGTGACTGAAGAACAGCGCTTTCAGGAAGAGACATATTCAATACCGCGTTTTTTCTGAGTATATTCACCATACGTCTGCCTCCTCATTGTCAGGATCATCTTCGTTGGGGTGTACGTTCCAATAATCCGTCAGGCCATAGCGGATATTACGGGCAAGCGCTTCCAGTTCGCGGTTTTGCAGCAGCTCAAGCGAGCCCTGACAGTTCCCGTCGAAATAAACCTTCATCAGTCCGATCAACTCATCGTCGCTTATTTCATCAAGCGTCTCATTCTTAAAATAATAAAATGTCTCAACCAGGTCATTTAGGGCATAGGCATAATTGTGACAGGAGAGAAAAGGGGAATCACAAAAGCGGAGAATGAGCTTATTAATCATGCCGCCTGCAAATTCAACCCGTCCGAAGCTGCGAAGAGAATGAGCCCGTGTTTCTACAAGCTCCAAGGCTTCTGATGCTGAAAGCTGTAAACCAAAGCGGGCCGTCTGTTCGTTACATTCCAGGATCTCATGCACGGCTATCTTGTTGATCATGGCAGGAGGGAGCAGCATAAATGGTTCCATTTCCGACATCCTTTCACTGTTGCATTGATTTAATTAGAGGATGATGCCAAGAGGATATTGACAATCAAAAAGATATGTGATATAGTAAAATAGAAAATTTGTATACAAATATAAATAAAATCTATCAAATTTAAATATACCATTGATCTCTTGAGGAGTCAATGGTTTTTTATGAGGAATAAAAATGGCTAGAAAAACGTTTGATGAAAAGCTGCATCAGGCAAAAAATTTGCCCAGAATAGAATTTATCGGCTATGACGAGAAGATGGCCAAGCGGTTTGGTGCTGGAAATATGTTGATTGCCGCTCCGCTGGAGTACGATGAAGTCATGAAAAGGATACCTCCGGGCAAACTGATTACTTCCGATGAGATCAGAGCTTATCTGGCCAAAAAACATCAAGCCGATTTCACTTGTCAGCTGACAGCAGGGATATTTATCAATATTGCTGCCAACGCCTCGCAGGAACGGCAGGATGCCGGCAGTTCGGATGTTACTCCATACTGGCGAACGCTTAAGAAGGGCGGAGAATTGAATGATAAGTATCCCGGCGGCCTGGATCATCAGAAATTTTTGCTGGAGTCTGAGGGACATGCGGTGATCCAAAAAGGGAAAAAATATTTTCTAAAAGAATTTGAAAAATCTTTGTTTTTATTATAAAACGAGAGAATATTAAAGACACAGGTCAAGGCCTGTGTCTTTAATATTCCAATTCAAAACTTTGTTACGCAATACCCTGCTTGAGTCGTCGTTTTTTCCACTGGGGTATAAGTATCCTGTCCACTCCCCAGTAGTAGGCAGCTGCGCCGGCCCAAAGCAGTAAAGCTTCCCAGAATAATAACATCGGATTGGTGCTGACAGCACCAGCCAGTAGGTAACTCATGTTCAGAAAGACTGCCGCAAGTAAAACGATGGTCGTGAAGCAACCGAGGATTAATCCCAAGCCAACCAGAAGCTCTCCCCAGGCAATCACATAACCAAACACTTTGGCATTCGGAAGAGCAATATTTTGAATAAATGATGCATACCACCAGGATACATCAGGATGTTGGCCACCGGTTTTAGCGAGGGCTCCTTGTAAAAAACCTGTAACGGCCGCGCCTGCATTCGGGCCTACCCAGGCTGCAGCACTTGCTCCAAAAGTTTTGCCGATACCGGCACTCAGCCACTCCCAGCCAATATATACGCGAATGACGGTCCACACAACCTGCATAAATCGTGATTCTCTCCAGCTCATATTAACCCTCCTTTAATTTTAGTATGGGATTACAAAATCTTTTTATACCGTTTAAATCTTGTAGATGTTCCCAAGTGATCAAAAATACAGAAAAATTGCAAATTAAAAGAAACAAACTATTATAAAAAATAATGTACCATGTCCATTCAAATTTCACATAACTGTCACCATTATTTCACATAAATGACATAATGGATTGTTAACATATTACCTACAATTAATGAAAGGAGTGATAGAATTGGATACGGATAAAGGAAATAAAATTGTTAATGTATTGCTTTGTATTGATCTTCTGATCTTGGTGATTACCGCGCTAACAAATGAAATAATTCCCAAAGAAATCTTTGAAAGCGTCCATGTTATTCCCGGTTTCTTATTAGTTGTTTTAGTGCTATTTCATCTTAGACTTAATAGTAAAAGCTTAAAGAAAAGCAATAAATCAAGTGATACATAGCTTTCAAAATGATCTGAGATCAAAAAGATCATAACCTAAAAAATAGAAATATAAATAAGGGAGTCGGATAATTCCGATTCCCTTATTTTTTTCGTTAGACAATCTAAAAGCTCCGGGGATTTCCCGGAGCTTTTTAAATCAAATGTTACACTTTTGTTACACCTTTTTATTTAAACTTAAATATTAAAATCCTCAAAGCATTGATATTACTTGGCAGGGGATGAAGGAGTTGAACCCTCACTGACGGTTTTGGAGACCGCTGTTCTACCATTAAACTAATCCCCTAAGTGTTTCCTACAGTTGACGACGAAAGCTATTATATCGGAATTACTTGATTGTGTCAACGATAACATTTCAGTGTTAATATTTCAGTCTGCATTTAAATTGATGGCCGATCATACATATAACAATCATTCAAATTTTTTTGAAGGATTTTTGCCGTAAAAAACGAATAAAATAGTATAAAAGAAAACATTATAGCAAATCTTGGCGAGAGGATCGTTACGATTGAAAACTGACCTTCATATTCACACCAATCAGTCTGACGGAAGTCTCAAGGTTGAAGAGATTTTGCAAATTTCTTCTTTAAAAGGGATGGATATTGTCGCCATTACCGATCATGAGACAACATCCGGTGTCACTAAAGCGCAAAACATTGCGCCGGATTACGGAATCCGGATTATACCTGGACTTGAGCTGAATACCTATTACAAGAATCAGGAGATTCACCTGCTAGGCTATTACCGAGACATTAACAATGATTATCTTCAGGAAAAGCTTCAGCAAATCCGTAAAGAGAGAACTGCTGTTACAAAATTAATGCTCGGAAAGTTAAAAGATTTGGGACTGATGCTCGAATGGCAGGAGATTGAAAATACAGCAAGTCTTGAAGGCGTCATCAGCAAGTCTCATATTATTTACGCGATCTGGAATAAAACTGAACGTGATCAGAATCTCACTATTAATTGGGATAATCTTGCGTCCTGTCTCAGGCCCGGCGGAACAGCCTATATACCCTATGAAGGCAACCCCTTTCCTGATGCGGTTGATCTGATTCTCGAAACGGGCGGACTTCCTGTCCTGGCTCATCCGGGACTAATCGACCAGTCCCTGACTGAGGATCTCTTGAGTTACAAGCCGATTGGGATTGAAGTCTATTACGGTTACTGGGTTCAACGTGAAGAGAAGATTACCTATTTTGAACAACTGTCACGAAAATACAGGACTCTCGCAACAGGTGGCAGCGACTATCATGGCTTTTTCAGTCAGGTCGAAATAGGGGAGGTCTCGGTTCCGGAAAAATGTGTACTTAATCTTATGGAATACCTGCAGATCGACTGAGATCAATGATATCAATAAATTTTAGGAGTGGTAAACCTTGAGGCTGGTTGGAAGAATACTTATAAAAGCACTTTCGCTGCTGTATTTTTTTATGTTTCTGATTGGGATCCTGGGCTATTTCGAGATCCAGGAGTTTTCGACCAATGTTTTTAGTTTCTTTAAAGAACTT from Dehalobacter sp. carries:
- a CDS encoding LTA synthase family protein, giving the protein MSYMVKAFQGFVRSPLRSRELSAKGFLIWIAATAFIQVIVAEMIQRGDFKSAFVWIYSNLLVFLMNDFLAVVLLCFFLFLTGNLRLTVISSSVLLILLSVTNMVKKQFLGDPLFPWDFGRFDQVYNLLPKISGEVLPVLFFLGVMIIVLILAGVFFIPKYRLRLRTRMGVLVGVAILIPLLVFYRHTPIQTLFKIAEIEHIYWVQTQNSLQNGFLLGFMMNTEYIMVLKPAGYSEETISKITAEAKAGSSAAAAGVQDSGMKPDIVVILDESFWDPTRLPKVAFSEDPLPNFRRLSDEGTSGQILSPVFGGSTANVEFEFLTGLSTNFLPQGAIAYQQYVTKSLPALPNLLQRYGYETTAIHPYHGWFYDRDKIYPLLGFQHFYSLEDFNGAKIDGEYIADIEVSKRIIQELQTADQPEFIFAVTMQNHGPYPADRYSDHTVSTSGSLTSEGKGILDTYAEGVRDADASLAYLTDYLRKSDRPTIVVYFGDHLPFLGKDYQVYKETGYITGNENQWSTEDTLKMKSVPLIIWSNDQPDTVETKADTDADASSADTAKTIRSTTDLGLISPSFLGAYLLKQLNYPGNTIFEYTSRMADVLPAYGKSVFVDRHGQTYNELPSSFQEAEKNYWLLEYDLLFGKQYSKK
- a CDS encoding MGMT family protein produces the protein MARKTFDEKLHQAKNLPRIEFIGYDEKMAKRFGAGNMLIAAPLEYDEVMKRIPPGKLITSDEIRAYLAKKHQADFTCQLTAGIFINIAANASQERQDAGSSDVTPYWRTLKKGGELNDKYPGGLDHQKFLLESEGHAVIQKGKKYFLKEFEKSLFLL
- a CDS encoding DoxX family membrane protein → MSWRESRFMQVVWTVIRVYIGWEWLSAGIGKTFGASAAAWVGPNAGAAVTGFLQGALAKTGGQHPDVSWWYASFIQNIALPNAKVFGYVIAWGELLVGLGLILGCFTTIVLLAAVFLNMSYLLAGAVSTNPMLLFWEALLLWAGAAAYYWGVDRILIPQWKKRRLKQGIA
- a CDS encoding DUF6323 family protein translates to MEPFMLLPPAMINKIAVHEILECNEQTARFGLQLSASEALELVETRAHSLRSFGRVEFAGGMINKLILRFCDSPFLSCHNYAYALNDLVETFYYFKNETLDEISDDELIGLMKVYFDGNCQGSLELLQNRELEALARNIRYGLTDYWNVHPNEDDPDNEEADVW
- a CDS encoding nitroreductase family protein, producing the protein MLDLLYDRRSIRKYSPAAIEKDKIQDLVKAALLAPSGRGIQPQRFIIVEDHDLLQKLSLAREHGSAFLSGAPLVIVVLADSSLTDVWTEDASIAAIIIQLAAKSMGLGSCWVQVRNRNQSEGKTTEEYIQEVLNIPRGLKVECMIGLGYPAEQKLRRTEQDLQYQNIFVNQYGTEFLN
- the hypE gene encoding hydrogenase expression/formation protein HypE, translated to MKIVMAHGSGGNATRELIKDLFHKYLANDYLDKMEDSAILPVSEYPLAMTTDSFVVTPLEFPGGDIGKLAICGTVNDLWMAGAEPQYLTAGFILEEGLDVDLLDRVVASLSRTAKEAGIKIVAGDTKVVQGNGGLYINTAGLGFRKSGRRIGTDMIREGDALIVSGDLGNHHACIMSQRMEIVNSIQSDCANLGPMVEDLLQAGIEVRAMRDITRGGLGTVLNEIAEASNHAVEIEEKSIPVDPEVKSFCDILGLDPLYMANEGKFLCITAQEHAERALNILKQNSLGTKARLIGSVTETGKPLVTVKTRLGGKRVIDVLYGEGLPRIC
- a CDS encoding PHP domain-containing protein, with the protein product MKTDLHIHTNQSDGSLKVEEILQISSLKGMDIVAITDHETTSGVTKAQNIAPDYGIRIIPGLELNTYYKNQEIHLLGYYRDINNDYLQEKLQQIRKERTAVTKLMLGKLKDLGLMLEWQEIENTASLEGVISKSHIIYAIWNKTERDQNLTINWDNLASCLRPGGTAYIPYEGNPFPDAVDLILETGGLPVLAHPGLIDQSLTEDLLSYKPIGIEVYYGYWVQREEKITYFEQLSRKYRTLATGGSDYHGFFSQVEIGEVSVPEKCVLNLMEYLQID
- a CDS encoding DUF6179 domain-containing protein, with amino-acid sequence MVNILRKNAVLNMSLPESAVLQSLLEQALQHGLLTDVELQHMQTQIIKLLTKQLKRFTHGDSCSVKSETAQSIMLSILYTIGIYLKSLSNPGLCLDCLRQDQINDLFQEGRNIINLRISEAKTLLSVINHNGLTFINQAYSDTLENSIPAFFTAYDPEFAAHETPGSTDYPLSNDQMDSTGIVYIHHYLQQLYREDTFCLNFPGEDIQCLLRGYHDHSEDLLLNIFELVFAQSLGSVLAGKPARQLNISQQDREYLQQKLANLPDQELDLRLQHALTQVSDDLTLDDSSLVQLLKESIIPFAARLKNALSNEKLEAVFITLKAQSEHSSLVFEDGPRLADDVFRDIAEEIRQCRYIEDKLTIIRREIRSAADLADILEASCLFEDEYDSVYHSLTALELALLIKSFPAPDPSLFIRSGHAAIGEIKEWQIRLISFLDRLVPSELSTLLHLAEGITII
- a CDS encoding zf-TFIIB domain-containing protein, yielding MDCPVCHVKLQMTERKGVEIDYCPQCRGIWLDRGELDKIIEKSQSESSTQERRPGYVNEYGNYEHEDKHHDREHEHAYDRDHYGKNSKQRRGSFLSDLFDFGGD